A single Crateriforma conspicua DNA region contains:
- a CDS encoding 4Fe-4S binding protein: MIQTVCVAGICESSAALCGFMLGNLIPTPQFSDHAIPVSEQPAASGFWWECLDLGLLLVALVLASYFALVVRSRRSLFWLSAFSLVWFGFIRQGCVCSVGSVQNVAYAMTNASYAVPLTVIGFFCLPILFALYSGRVFCSGVCPLGAIQEMVAVRNVQIPKWIDHGLGLVPWIYLGAAVIFAASGGMFLICRYDPFVGFFRFNGNAGMILFGTFLLLVGVFVGRPYCRFLCPYGALLSACSGVSRSNVRIPPGDCIRCGLCRDACPYGAIEPPTETATDQEAVSGKRRLMIVFAATPVLIIGLAIVGYRLGPALSGLEFDVQLASQLQHEAVDPQWPTNDASDAFRAAQGDADQLLLDAVATQHRYRYAGVGLGVWIALVVVGKSVSLCRRRQQDEFVADRSACVSCGRCFEYCPVEHAKQGVVGLPTIQGEHRP; encoded by the coding sequence ATGATTCAAACGGTGTGTGTGGCGGGCATTTGTGAATCGTCGGCGGCGTTGTGCGGATTCATGCTGGGAAATCTGATTCCGACGCCCCAGTTTTCCGATCACGCGATTCCGGTATCGGAACAACCGGCAGCCAGCGGTTTCTGGTGGGAGTGCCTGGACTTGGGGCTCCTTTTGGTCGCGCTAGTCCTCGCCAGCTATTTCGCCCTGGTCGTTCGATCGCGTCGGTCGCTGTTTTGGTTGTCCGCATTTTCGTTGGTCTGGTTCGGATTCATTCGTCAAGGCTGCGTTTGTTCGGTGGGTTCGGTACAGAATGTTGCCTATGCGATGACCAACGCGTCTTATGCCGTTCCGCTAACAGTGATCGGGTTTTTCTGTTTGCCGATTCTGTTCGCTCTCTATTCTGGGCGTGTCTTTTGCTCGGGCGTCTGCCCCTTGGGGGCGATCCAAGAAATGGTGGCTGTCCGAAACGTTCAAATCCCCAAATGGATCGATCATGGTTTGGGTTTGGTGCCGTGGATCTATCTGGGAGCCGCGGTCATCTTTGCAGCCAGCGGAGGCATGTTTTTGATCTGTCGTTACGATCCGTTCGTCGGCTTCTTTCGATTCAACGGAAATGCCGGAATGATTCTGTTCGGAACGTTCCTGCTGCTTGTCGGTGTGTTCGTCGGAAGACCGTATTGTCGCTTTCTTTGTCCGTACGGTGCGTTGTTGTCCGCGTGTTCCGGAGTTTCGCGATCGAACGTGCGGATTCCACCGGGCGACTGCATCCGTTGCGGGCTTTGTCGGGACGCTTGTCCCTATGGTGCGATCGAGCCACCTACCGAAACGGCCACCGATCAAGAGGCTGTTTCGGGGAAACGACGTCTGATGATTGTCTTCGCCGCCACCCCTGTGCTGATCATTGGCTTGGCAATTGTGGGCTATCGCCTTGGACCAGCTCTTTCGGGCTTGGAATTCGATGTGCAGCTGGCAAGTCAGTTGCAGCATGAAGCGGTTGATCCCCAGTGGCCAACCAACGACGCCAGCGATGCTTTTCGCGCCGCACAGGGCGACGCCGATCAGTTGTTATTGGACGCGGTTGCAACACAGCATCGGTATCGCTACGCCGGTGTGGGGCTTGGCGTTTGGATTGCACTGGTCGTCGTTGGCAAATCGGTTTCTTTGTGTCGCCGTCGACAACAAGACGAATTTGTTGCCGATCGATCGGCATGCGTTTCCTGTGGGCGTTGCTTTGAATATTGTCCCGTCGAACATGCCAAACAAGGCGTCGTGGGATTGCCAACGATTCAGGGGGAACATCGTCCATGA